The Cytobacillus oceanisediminis genomic interval AGAATAATAGTTTACAGGAATATTAATACAAGCATTTCGAAATAGGCCTCATTTACCATAATGACTCCCTTGTAGAAACTTGTAATCTTTTTATAAGTTTTGTCGAATCTGTTTATTTGCAGTTTAATTTGTCGATAATAGAATATAGTATTTCATCCCCTGATTAGGAGCCGAATCAATGACCACAACTTCGACTACTATAAAAAAACTTCATCATGACATCGATGTCCTGCGCAAAAAGATGATTTCTGTTGGAAAAAGCAAGGGATTGTCACACCCTGAAACGCTCATGTACTCAGAGGAGCTCGATAAGCTCATTTATAGAGTGCAGCGCAGCAAATTCATCATTTAGAAAATCCCCGGTTATTACCTCAAAAGTAATAAATATTCCATAAAACGCACACTCTTATAAAAAGGAGTGTGTTTGTTTTATTATTGAGCGATTAAGTATGGAGGCGTTAAGGTTCCTCAGGAATAAAAGGGAGAAAATCAGCGGCATACTTAAGCATTATTATTGAGAAAAACAAAAAACATAGCCATAATGAGAGGATAACAACTACAAGGAAATGGAGATCTTATGAAGAAAA includes:
- a CDS encoding aspartyl-phosphate phosphatase Spo0E family protein, with protein sequence MTTTSTTIKKLHHDIDVLRKKMISVGKSKGLSHPETLMYSEELDKLIYRVQRSKFII